In Papio anubis isolate 15944 chromosome 20, Panubis1.0, whole genome shotgun sequence, a single window of DNA contains:
- the UBE2S gene encoding ubiquitin-conjugating enzyme E2 S — protein sequence MNSNVENLPPHIIRLVYKEVTTLTADPPDGIKVFPNEEDLTDLQVTIEGPEGTPYAGGLFRMKLLLGKDFPASPPKGYFLTKIFHPNVGANGEICVNVLKRDWTAELGIRHVLLTIKCLLIHPNPESALNEEAGRLLLENYEEYAARARLLTEIHGGAGGPSGRAEAGRALASGTAASSTDPGAPGGPGGAEGPMAKKHAGERDKKLAAKKKTDKKRALRRL from the exons ATG AACTCCAACGTGGAGAACCTGCCCCCGCACATCATCCGCCTGGTGTACAAGGAGGTGACGACACTGACCGCAGACCCACCCGATGGCATCAAGGTCTTTCCCAACGAGGAGGACCTCACCGACCTCCAGGTCACCATCGAGGGCCCTG AGGGGACCCCATATGCTGGAGGTCTGTTCCGCATGAAACTCCTGCTGGGGAAGgacttccctgcctccccacccaaGGGCTACTTCCTGACCAAGATCTTCCACCCGAATGTGGGCGCCAATGGCGAGATCTGCGTCAACGTGCTCAAGAGGGACTGGACAGCTGAGCTGGGCATCCGACACGTACTGCTG ACCATCAAGTGCCTGCTGATCCACCCTAACCCCGAGTCTGCACTCAACGAGGAGGCGGGCCGCCTGCTCTTGGAGAACTACGAGGAGTATGCGGCTCGGGCCCGGCTGCTCACGGAGATCCACGGGGGCGCCGGCGGGCCTAGCGGCAGGGCCGAAGCCGGTCGGGCCCTGGCCAGTGGCACTGCAGCCTCCTCTACCGACCCTGGGGCCCCAGGGGGCCCTGGAGGGGCTGAGGGTCCCATGGCCAAGAAGCATGCTGGCGAGCGCGATAAGAAGCTAGCGGCCAAGAAAAAGACGGACAAGAAGCGGGCGCTGCGGCGGCTGTAG